Part of the Neoarius graeffei isolate fNeoGra1 chromosome 15, fNeoGra1.pri, whole genome shotgun sequence genome is shown below.
tttatgtctgaggactgcggttgacttgctaacttgaggaatgcagttgtcatgaacagttttgcactcaagtttccaccaatgaacagtttataactttaacaaaactgacttcatgttaaaactataatgaatttcctggttacacagactttgtgactatataggacacggtTAACAATAATCTAGCAATAACAAAATATAAatgatcacccaaatgaggatgggttcccttttcagtctagttcctctcaaggtttcttcctcatgtctgagggagtttttccttgccacagtcagcacagccttgctcattggggatagattagggatcaaatcagctcatgtttcaagtctttaattttccataaagctgctttgtgacaatgtctcttttgttaaaagtgctgtacaaataaactgacttgacaaaGCCATCTGTGAGCATGGACGGCCTCGCCATTGGTGCCTTTAAGATTGAGGACTTGAATATGATCCATTCATTCTTGGTGAACCCAGCATTTACATTTCCAGCATTTTGGAGATGCCTTTATCCAGAAAAAACTTGCAGAACAACTTTGTAATCTCTATCAGAAACGCACCTTCACACTAGGTTGCTAGGTAATGGATAAGGAGTATCATCAGTCTAAAACCCTGTTGGGGAGGTGGGTATGGTATGAAAATAAGCCACAAGGCAAGTACATgagcaacctttttttttttttttttgttcttgctaATACAGTAGCAGTCCATTAACACGCCACTGCTCAAGTTTCCAATTCGGCAGGCTTTTCTTCCCAGTCACACCAAGTATCTCCATCGTTCTCAACATGAGTACTGAAGCTCCCCAGCCTGGGACTACTGAGCAGCCTCATAATTTGTTGGAACCCCAAAGTAGAAGAGACCATCCCGATACTGGAGTCTGTAGTTATTATTTCAGGCTTTTCTACTCTGTATCCTGCAGAGTAGAAAGTTGTGTTTAGCACAAACCTAATCGTTGTATGAGCTTAAAACTAGATTCTATGTGCAGATTATATATCGTTTCTGTTTGTTAGCTAAAATATTTTGCTCTTTGATCACTAGCATTCTGAAGATGTGAATACAGAAACTTGTGCCACTGATGAGGAGAGATGCTATGTGAAACACCTCACCCCCCTCTCTAAAGAGATTGTGACGTTCCTGAAGAAACCTATAAAAGAGGAAAAATCTGGAGATGAAGACCTCTGTAAGACCTTGCACTACACTCCAGTCTGGgctaaacaacttttttttttttttttttaactaggttTTATTTGGGATGGGTTACCGTTTCCCCCATTATATTTAGATGACAGGTTTTGTATGTAAATGATGCCGTTTCAGATGGAGGTACATCAAACTCTGTGAGCTGTATCACCCCTGTTGACCAGCAGGATGGAGAATTCCAGATGAAGCCTCTAAAAAAGGAGGAAGCTGAAGATGACTACTATCTCTGTAAGACAGTATGGCACCGTAGAGTCCAGTGAGGCGAAATAAGAATTCTGTACGTTGTGTTATGTAAAATTCGCGTTACTTTTTAATTGAAAATTAAGTTACTGAGTCAGTAGTGCGACAAATTCTAAAAATgggtggccttttttttttttttttttgaatttataccaacacaaaggctataCACTACAGCAAACCAAAACGAAGACAACCGTGCACAAACAATGAACACAAGCTGTGCAGTGAACCAAGGGAAGAGGTAGATTTtcaaaagtgcaaattaaatctttaaaggtagactgactttcagatttttcaggtttaggccATGAAAcggattttccccgacacccaattatttttgtttagtggaccaaaagctactgaattcaaatcacagacttccaattttattagtaggatttttatctaaatagaacaattaatgaatttagggccacatggccctaaattctccgctattatttctttcttcaccatgacacaatagaagatactacgtcattcatcacgtggtgggctttccccgtttgcgcaaggcattgtgggatataattttgaaacaggagaggaaaatggaggatgtgatttttgcgaatgaaatgtgaaagaccaactacagtaacggaacgcgagaagaaaagatgctatgttgcgaaggaaaggaaacgcaggaccaaactaataaatatcggcagtcagcgagcacctcggtgtgatcagctgttcgtttagcgacagaatgatgtaactgtcagtgtacagtcaaggtaaacctgtagatggcagtaatgcaacactggatgccagctgccataaaacccaagagGAGGAGATGAAGCCGAAAGGTAAACATGCACATGTGCATACCAGACTTCCCCGTCTGCTTGACTacgtgaagtgagcgatttcatgcacattatttgcaagggaatcccttcaaattattattattttaggtattgtagaaataaacatgcatcacaatgaccaaatttgagagggaaccaaatttcaccggttttatgaaatcaaaaggccgtctacttttaagggATTTATATCGTATCAGTGATTTtgtatcagtttttttttttttgtattaccattttctacaccgcagaacaatactgaagacaccaaaactctgGAACAACATAGGGAACACACATGGAACTAATGTGACGTAAAAAAAAGACAGCCCACATAAGAAACAAGGGGATACAAAAAAATTTTACAACAGGGACCATAGAAACAAAAAAAGCAATGACAAAAAAAGGTGAAAAGCAGAAAAGATAAAccaaaaacagattaaaaaaaagttattgtatCAGCATGGTGCATAAAGTCATTAAAAAAGGGCGTTTTCAGTGCTGTAATTCACTTTGGAAATTCTAGCAGAATAACTCATAGTAACTTAGTCATAAATGTTGTTGAATTTAGCATGAGTGATTTGGACTTATTCACTATCAAGCCACAACCTTTTGCACCTTTTTTGAGTGATGGTTTTATTAGCATGGACATAATGTCTGTCTTTTGTTGCCTGTTCTTCTTTTAGACTGCGAGGATTGCAGGTCATTCTTTATCAACAAGTGTGAGGTTCATGGTCCGGCTCTCTTCATCCCTGATACCACTGTTTCCCTGGGAGTCCCAGACCGAGCCAGGCAAACACTTCCACCTGGTCTAGAGGTCCATGAGTCCGGTATTCCTGATGCAGGTCTGGGAGTGGTCAATATGGGAGAGACCGTTCCAGTTGGTGCGCACTTCGGCCCTTATCAGGGAGACTTGGTAGAGTGTGAGGAAGCTATGAACAGTGGCTACTCCTGGGTGGTTAGTTATTTTCTTAATTATACatttattaaaaatttattttcattaagtatttttttgtcatctacataattttttttttttttgcagatataCAAGGGAAGACAGTCTGAGAGATATATAGATGCCAGCAGTGAGATGCATGCTAACTGGATGAGGTCAGGAAGCTTGCTGGCTGTTGGACCTTTTGTTCAGAGTTCTTTATTTGGAGTCCTTCCCTCTTGTTTTCTCTCACTTTGTATCCTTTATTTCTCTTTTTAATCTTTCTTTGTCGTTGTCTCAGGTATGTGAACTGTGCTCGAGATCATGAAGAGTGCAATCTTGTGGTATTCCAGTATCGAGGGGGGATTCTATACCGCTGCTGTCAACCAATCAAACCAGGACAGGAGCTTTTGGTGTGGTACACGGAGGAGTACACGAACAATCTCAGCACTGCATTTGAAGAAATCTGGAAGAAAAAGTCCTCTCCACTTGGCGATGGTAATGTccaaaaattttaatttcattgCAGGGCTTTCTCCAGAGAAAAAGATCCAAGCAGTGCTACTGATGCGGAGCCCGGCCCGGACGGCCCTGAAGgctgctaggggggtctggggacaTGCTCCACTGTAAAATTTTGAAATTGGaggcttcaaatggtgcattctggtgacatctgatttaggcacaattcaacattattacataattttatttattttttttaccttgtcaatatgcaaggggcaaaattagaaatgaaaacacttcatagcacgcttcttcattttccaattccaggatgccaggaacagaatcgaggtcaaatcatgcaGCAGCGCCATCTAGCGACCAGGGCTTAGAACACGGTTTTATGTATGGatgcgaatggcagtcagtgcacacagcgaaaccttttattttcatttttggaCTAAGTACCAGGATAGTGATCGTTATTACTCATTTTTAGAGGGGAATAGGAGACATTTAGGCacagaaagtactctgcattgttcaatttatggttttatttatttatttgtgtgtaaGTGGCAGTGCGGCGCTGACATcgcactttggggaaagccctgcattGTACTTGGTCTTCAAGTTGATTTTTTGGATATAAAACTGAAATGAATTGTGGCACATCATTATTTCGTTATCTTTCTAGCCCTAATTCAGTATATCAGCAAAATAGTAAGAACTTTTATTAGCTGATTGTGGAGTGTTAGAACAAAACCATGTCAAGCATTCATTCCTGAAAGTTACTTGAGTCCTGTGGATGCTCCTCATACCCCCACAGCTGGGTTAAGCTCTTACAAAACAGTTTTACAGTAACTCGTACCATAGCCAGCGATGCAAATTCTCTTCTCATACTGAAGAAGACCTCATTCCTGTTCCTGCTGTGACCCAGGCTGGTAATTTAGATTTCTCACTTGCAGTGTGCAGCATGGACTGGCTTTCCTTGTTGTCAGATACCCTAGTGTTCTATTTGCAAGCTTCAAAATACAAGTCTGAAGACCAGATGCTCAAGAAACCATTAATCTTCCCTGAATCTCCCTTTGTTACTTGGGCTATGAAATCACGACTTATATAGCACTAGTAATACTAGCTGAGTGCTGAAGAACTGGACCCTGTCaaatgtgttatgcctgatgcagCTGCTAATCTCTAGGGGCTTCAGGACATCTAGGCATGGTCTTGGCAAAAGCTACCTGATGTGTCTTGGCTAGTGATATTTGCTACATGTAATCTTGCGTTGtggtttttttaaaaattaatttattttttatgtttgtttAAATTTCTGTTAGCCTAGTTTTGGCACATTTGGTTAAGACTCTGGGCTACTGATTGGAAGTTTAAAATCAATGCCAAGCTGTCACTGTGGGGTCATTGAGCAAGGCCTCTAACCTCCAATATTTGGTTATAGGATAATTTGCATGAAGGTGTCTGCTAAatgagtaaactatttaacagttatttcacgaaatcgagtcgtacatgagttaATGGCCGACGAGGTATGGAGCACCGAGTCGACTATAAGCTATGTACGGCGAAAAATTAGAGCTCGAGGAAGAAATACCACCTCCAGCTGATAAAGGGCATGCATTCATAAACTTCTTAACACAATACCAGGGTGAAACTCGGCTAATTATCATCATTATAGAGAAACCTTAGCGTGACTACTGATCACGATACTTGCTGTATAATATCAAACCATACCTTTCAAGTTACAAAATTGTGACTATTTCTCCAGTGCCACTGCTGAGGATATTTTATAATcttgccacattcactggatatgagcaatcgcatgctctgattggctactctactaccaggctatcagttcatataccgtgagaagaggaaaaacaaaatggcggagcatgttgctgaaccaaccagggGCGAAATAAAACTCGActcaaacaaaactccaaaaaaaaagcaataaaataaggAATGAAAGTATATGATGGTAAGAAcggaacctttttttttcttttccaagaAGTATtatagcaggcggcacggtgggtaGCACtgcctcctcacagcaagaaggttctgggttcgagcccagtggccgataggggcctttctatgtggagtttgcgtgttctccccgtgtctgcatgggtttcctccaggtgctctggtttcccctacagtccaaagacatgcaggttaggctaattggtggctctaaattgaccgtaggtgtgaatgagtgtgaatggttgtttgtctctatgtatcagccccgtgatgacctggcaacttgtccagggtgtaccccacctctcgcccgtagtcagctgggataggctccagcttgcccgcgaccctgcacaggataagtggttatggataatggatggatagatttcacccttttgatacagtgcctacagatCATGGTGATTTATGCTCCAACAAACGACACACAAAATTGCCATTTTGTAgtcattttcataaataaaaaaaaaagtcggggcggcacggtggtgtagtggttagcgctgtcgcctcacagcaagaaggtcctgggttcgagccccggggccggcgagggcctttctgtgcggagtttgcatgttctccccgtgtccgcgtgggtttcctccgggtgctccggtttcccccacagtccaaagacatgcaggttaggttaactggtgactctaaattgaccgtaggtgtgaatgtgagtgtgaatggttgtctgtgtctatgtgtcagccctgtgatgacctggcgacttgtccagggtgtaccccgccttttgcccgtagtcagctgggataggctccagcttgcctgcgaccctgcagaaggataaagcggctagagataatgagatgatgagatgaaaaaaaaaagtcagaaaaagTAAGCACACCCTTATATTTATCACACTTTCAGGTCCATAAAATTAGCACCAGGTGTTCCAGATTAAGTGCCGTTGATGAGAACCTCCTACAGGTGGAGGTGCAGGTTGAACCCATCTTATTTAAACCTGACCTCTAGGGTCTGGTGCTATCTTTGCTATTGAATTGTGTGTGGGGTGTCATCATGCTGTGATCTAAAAAGCTCTCTCAGGGTCTCAGAAAAAAGGTTGTGGATTTTTATGATTCTGGTAAAGGATTTAAAAAGATctctaaattattagaaataaatcattctactgtaaggaaaatcatctacaagtggCATAGATTTCACAcaactggcaatttgtccaggcctGGCTGCCCCAGCAAATTCAACCCAAGAGAAGAcagtttgatgctaaaagaaGTCTCCAAGAACCCCAAAATGTCATCACTGCatctgcaggtaactcttgcaactgttggtgtgaaagttCAAACAGCTACAATCAGAAAGAGCttggacaaatttgacctgcatggAAGGCACGTCAGGAAAAACCTTTGCTGTCCAAAAgaaacattcagtgcgtttacatgcaccatagagaaaatcgaatttctgccgtagctcgactgaaattgaagttctaaatgccatggaaacaccttagctcggctgaaatcgaaccgaactggatttctcgtaatcgagctacgcgagctagattatgcgattgtagccgagctacttagtgcatgtaaaccctgtcgagctacttacttcagcactgccccttccgggagtgatgATTTCGCGTATAGTTCAAGTACAACACGATGGTGTACAGAATGTTCAGCAAGTGCTGAGCTGCTTCGTtgttgtccatcttctctctctcgatgttgctgtcctcgtcgtcgttcttcttgtgaacacggaactgataactttgtttatacttttgaatagctcttcttcatgaggacaaccggaagtgtaccaacacgatggggcgtgtagcgccacctgtggctcgggtgcacaatgtacctcacacaatagctcgatttccttgtgtgcacgtaggattggatttctctgggacccttagctcgattactgacagtagctcgatttggatgtgcatgtaaacgcactgatttaaAGCAACACTACAGTTTACTAATGAACATATAGGCAAAAGCCAGGCCATTTGGAATAACCTGCTCTGGACAGATGAATCAAAGGTAAGAGTACATGTGTGGCATAGACCAAAGTTGGCTTTTCAAGAGAAGAACCTCATAttaactgtgaaacatggtggtggaaatgttatggtttggggttgctGCGCTGCTTCAGGGATTGGGAAGCTTTCTTTCATTGATTCagctatgaattctgaatcatattgaAGAATGCTTCAagatgtgaggccatctgttcaaaagttgaagttgaaccaGAGGTGGACTTTTCAACGAGATAATGATCCTAAGCCCACTAGCAAATCCACCAAAGAgtggctcaaaaagaagaaatggagggttatggaatggcctagtcaaagcccagatttgaactCCACTGAAATGATGTGGTGAGATTTGTAAAGGGCAGTACATGCAAGAGAACCCTCAAACACCTTGAGGAATTTTGCTTGGTAGAGTGGTCAAAAATTTCAGCAAGCCAATAtcagagactggtggacaattaTGTAAAATGGCTCCAAGAAGATATTTCTGTTAAAGGGGCTAATACTAGCTTTTGAAGACAAGGGTGTACTTCTTTTCTCTTCAGAAGAATATTACATCTGATATTTTTGTTGGATAAATGATTGAAAGATCTAATTTTTCTTGTTTTGTTCATCACCTTTTATCTGTAGGCAGTGTATCAAAAGGGTGCAATGTTtgctcatttaaatatgttgagaggTCTACAGTatccatgggatgtacttattttttcacatgactgtatgtgGTGTTCATAgtagcagtgtttttttttttttcagaactaGAAGTCATAAAGAAACTACAAGATTCTACGTCACACTACatgtgtttccccccccccccccccccccccctttcttggCATGAAATCTTTGTGCTCACTTTCCACCTTTTGGTCATTCGGAACACACAAAACTACAATTATATTGTGTTTTTCTATTTCTTTTCTAGAAACGAACAATGCTTTGTGTCCACTTTCCTGTACGTCTCAAATTTACCGTCACAAACCCGTCAAGAGATGCCAGAATGAAGAGGACGTGAGAATGCTGAAATCAGAAGAAATTACTTGTAATACTTTGAAATCAGGAAGTTCCAGGTGTCAGAAAACTGCACCTGATATTCGCCATACCACGGTCTCTCGTCGCCAAATGCAAAAAGGACTTCATTGCAAAGATTGCGGGAAGAGGTTTATTCGTCAGGGTAATCTCAAACTACATCAGCGCATTCACACCGGAGAAAAGGCTTATCCCTGCTCACAGTGCGGAAAGAGTTTTACACAACTAAGTCGCTTCCAAATTCACCAGcgcattcatacaggagagaagctgtatcagTGCTCCGAATGTGGGAAAAAATTTAATCGAGAACGTACTCTGCAAATCCACCAacgtattcacacaggagagaaaccgtttcactgctcacagtgtggaaagagttttagtgAGCAACGTAACTTCCAAGCtcacca
Proteins encoded:
- the LOC132899350 gene encoding histone-lysine N-methyltransferase PRDM9-like isoform X1, producing the protein MDSAKAGLCPERETSHTPAAQHLQHSEDVNTETCATDEERCYVKHLTPLSKEIVTFLKKPIKEEKSGDEDLYGGTSNSVSCITPVDQQDGEFQMKPLKKEEAEDDYYLYCEDCRSFFINKCEVHGPALFIPDTTVSLGVPDRARQTLPPGLEVHESGIPDAGLGVVNMGETVPVGAHFGPYQGDLVECEEAMNSGYSWVIYKGRQSERYIDASSEMHANWMRYVNCARDHEECNLVVFQYRGGILYRCCQPIKPGQELLVWYTEEYTNNLSTAFEEIWKKKSSPLGDETNNALCPLSCTSQIYRHKPVKRCQNEEDVRMLKSEEITCNTLKSGSSRCQKTAPDIRHTTVSRRQMQKGLHCKDCGKRFIRQGNLKLHQRIHTGEKAYPCSQCGKSFTQLSRFQIHQRIHTGEKLYQCSECGKKFNRERTLQIHQRIHTGEKPFHCSQCGKSFSEQRNFQAHQRIHTGEKPYLCSDCGRSFAQHSTLQRHQRIHTGEKPYHCSQCGKSFTQQGALQRHQRIHTGEKPYHCFWCEERFIQQGSLQRHQLIHTGEKPYRCLQCDKGFTERSDLKKHKRVHTGEKPYPCSECGKRFTESGALKKHQRIHTREKPYSCLQCGRNFNFSSTFRRHTCTNTDKLLG